Proteins encoded together in one Altererythrobacter epoxidivorans window:
- a CDS encoding hydrolase 1, exosortase A system-associated, whose translation MNRLQLNFECKDHRLAGTIDTALGKTGLLIVTGGNEVRAGAYSGQASLARDIAEAGFPVFRFDRRGVGDSEGENRGFRKSKKDLRAALEAFRAISPQLERVVGFGNCDAASALMLARGAGCDSLVLSNPWTIEGGDGNAAPPPDAIRARYLEKLKNPAEVLRLVKGGVDLRKLGRGLIHATKSNSPQSTLAHEMADGIAEFEGRVTFLLATADRTAQVFESNWDRTDPRIRRCEGAGHSYVEPHARVWLRDQILDALRAV comes from the coding sequence GTGAACCGTCTCCAGCTGAATTTCGAATGCAAGGACCACCGCCTTGCCGGCACGATCGACACCGCCCTGGGCAAGACCGGACTTCTGATCGTAACCGGTGGGAATGAAGTACGAGCGGGGGCATATTCGGGCCAAGCATCACTCGCTCGTGATATTGCTGAGGCGGGATTTCCGGTTTTCCGGTTCGACCGTCGCGGAGTCGGTGATAGCGAGGGTGAGAATCGGGGTTTTCGTAAATCCAAGAAAGACTTGCGGGCGGCACTTGAAGCATTTCGTGCAATCTCTCCTCAGCTCGAAAGAGTGGTTGGTTTCGGCAATTGCGATGCAGCTTCGGCTCTGATGCTGGCAAGAGGCGCAGGATGCGACAGTCTCGTACTCTCCAACCCCTGGACAATCGAAGGCGGCGACGGGAATGCCGCCCCTCCTCCGGACGCCATCCGGGCGCGCTATCTCGAGAAATTGAAGAACCCCGCAGAGGTCCTGCGCCTTGTCAAAGGCGGCGTCGACCTGCGCAAGCTTGGGCGTGGCCTTATCCATGCCACCAAGTCCAATTCTCCGCAGAGCACGCTCGCACACGAAATGGCTGACGGCATCGCCGAATTTGAAGGCAGGGTCACTTTCCTGCTGGCAACAGCTGACCGGACGGCACAGGTATTCGAGAGTAATTGGGACCGAACCGACCCTCGGATTCGCAGGTGCGAGGGTGCAGGCCACTCCTACGTCGAGCCACACGCAAGAGTCTGGCTAAGGGACCAAATCCTGGATGCCCTGCGCGCCGTCTAG
- the ilvD gene encoding dihydroxy-acid dehydratase, producing the protein MPAYRSRTTTHGRNMAGARGLWRATGMKDGDFGKPIIAVVNSFTQFVPGHVHLKDLGQLVAREIEAAGGVAKEFNTIAVDDGIAMGHDGMLYSLPSRDLIADSVEYMVNAHCADAMVCISNCDKITPGMLMAALRINIPVVFVSGGPMEAGKVVVKGKEVALDLVDAMVAAADESYTDEEVTAIEQNACPTCGSCSGMFTANSMNCLTEALGLSLPGNGSTLATHADRKSLFERAGRLVVTLAKRYYEEEDESVLPRSIASFEAFENAMSLDIAMGGSTNTVLHLLAAAHEAGVDFTMEDIDRLSRKVPCLSKVAPAKSDVHMEDVHRAGGIMSILGELEKAGLLHTALPTVHSPTMADALDDWDIGRTQNNKVREFFSAAPGGVPTQTAFSQSRRWAELDLDRENGVIRSAEHAFSKDGGLAVLYGNIARDGCIVKTAGVDESILQFAGPAKVYESQDDAVTAILTGQVVEGDVVVIRYEGPRGGPGMQEMLYPTSYLKSKGLGAACALLTDGRFSGGTSGLSIGHVSPEAAEGGEIGLIENGDRIEIDIPNRTINLMIPDEELAARRAAMDAKGNGAWAPSAPRERKVSQALQAYAAMTTSAAKGAIRDISQLKQRN; encoded by the coding sequence ATGCCAGCCTATCGTTCCCGCACAACCACTCACGGTCGCAACATGGCCGGTGCGCGCGGATTGTGGCGCGCGACAGGCATGAAGGATGGCGATTTCGGAAAGCCGATCATCGCCGTCGTCAACAGCTTCACCCAGTTCGTGCCAGGGCATGTTCACCTGAAGGATCTCGGGCAGCTGGTCGCGCGAGAGATCGAAGCTGCGGGCGGTGTTGCGAAGGAATTCAATACCATCGCCGTGGATGATGGCATCGCGATGGGCCATGATGGCATGCTCTATTCGCTGCCGAGCCGCGACCTGATCGCCGACAGCGTCGAATACATGGTCAACGCCCATTGCGCCGATGCCATGGTGTGCATCTCGAACTGCGACAAAATCACGCCCGGCATGCTCATGGCGGCGCTGCGGATCAACATTCCGGTTGTGTTCGTGAGCGGCGGGCCGATGGAAGCCGGCAAGGTCGTGGTGAAGGGCAAGGAAGTCGCACTCGACCTGGTCGATGCGATGGTCGCTGCCGCCGACGAGTCCTACACCGACGAGGAAGTCACCGCGATCGAGCAGAATGCCTGCCCGACCTGCGGTTCGTGCTCGGGAATGTTCACGGCAAATTCCATGAATTGCCTGACCGAGGCATTGGGCCTTTCGCTGCCGGGCAACGGGTCCACGCTGGCAACGCATGCCGATCGCAAGAGCCTATTCGAGCGCGCAGGGCGACTCGTCGTCACGCTGGCCAAGCGATATTATGAGGAAGAAGACGAAAGCGTCCTGCCGCGATCCATCGCCAGCTTCGAAGCGTTTGAGAACGCCATGAGCCTCGATATCGCCATGGGCGGTTCGACCAATACCGTGCTTCACCTGCTCGCTGCCGCTCACGAGGCTGGCGTCGATTTCACCATGGAAGACATCGACCGGTTGAGCCGCAAGGTGCCGTGCCTATCGAAAGTCGCCCCGGCCAAGAGCGACGTTCACATGGAAGACGTTCACCGCGCGGGCGGCATCATGTCGATCCTCGGCGAACTCGAGAAAGCGGGCCTGCTCCACACCGCGCTTCCGACGGTGCACAGCCCGACAATGGCGGATGCTCTCGATGACTGGGACATTGGCCGCACCCAGAACAACAAGGTGCGCGAATTCTTCTCGGCTGCTCCGGGCGGCGTGCCGACGCAGACAGCGTTCAGCCAGTCGCGCCGTTGGGCTGAACTCGATCTAGACCGCGAGAACGGAGTGATCCGCAGCGCCGAGCATGCTTTCAGCAAAGACGGCGGTCTCGCGGTCCTTTACGGGAACATCGCGCGCGACGGATGCATCGTAAAGACGGCCGGTGTCGACGAAAGCATCCTGCAATTCGCGGGTCCGGCCAAGGTTTACGAGAGCCAGGACGATGCCGTGACGGCAATCCTCACCGGACAGGTGGTGGAAGGTGACGTCGTGGTTATCCGCTATGAAGGGCCTCGCGGCGGGCCGGGGATGCAGGAAATGCTCTATCCGACAAGCTATCTCAAATCGAAAGGGCTGGGCGCCGCCTGCGCGCTGCTGACCGACGGGCGCTTTTCGGGCGGTACGTCGGGCCTCTCCATCGGCCATGTTTCGCCGGAAGCGGCAGAGGGCGGCGAAATCGGCCTGATCGAGAACGGCGACCGGATCGAAATCGACATCCCGAACCGTACGATCAACCTGATGATCCCCGACGAAGAGCTTGCGGCAAGGCGTGCGGCAATGGACGCAAAAGGCAATGGGGCCTGGGCGCCGTCGGCCCCGCGGGAACGAAAAGTGTCGCAGGCCCTTCAGGCTTATGCCGCGATGACCACGAGCGCAGCCAAAGGTGCAATTCGCGACATATCCCAGCTAAAACAACGGAATTGA
- a CDS encoding class I SAM-dependent RNA methyltransferase gives MTEDQEIIRIAAKGDGVAADGRHFARTAPGDMVKADGTIVQGPHHVVPLCRHFGTCGGCQLQHLDEISLAGFVTDRVVNAAAGQAIEVGELLPTHLSPPRSRRRATMHAMRVHNGAVIGFREAGSHRIVDLTECHVVAPEIFAAIEPLRGFVARHAGKGNLDIELTLVDQGIDCSIRNLTLEGLAATEAAVELAQSAGFARLSADQGYGAETMWEPEPATVTLSGVATPIPVGSFLQATRDAENVMVADALAWSQGASTIADLFSGLGTFSFALSKKAKVLAVEAAREQHLACKTAAGVSGRPVHAMHRDLFRNPLMSNEVGRFDCVLLDPPRAGAKEQVGQIAASNVSRVIYVSCNPSSWAKDARKLVEAGFRLEKLRPVGQFRWSTHVELTSYFTR, from the coding sequence ATGACCGAAGATCAAGAAATTATCCGGATCGCTGCGAAGGGCGATGGCGTCGCGGCTGACGGCAGGCATTTTGCCCGAACCGCTCCGGGCGACATGGTGAAAGCCGACGGGACGATCGTGCAGGGCCCTCATCACGTCGTGCCGCTCTGTCGTCATTTCGGAACATGTGGAGGATGCCAGCTCCAGCATCTCGACGAAATTTCATTGGCCGGTTTCGTGACGGACCGCGTGGTCAATGCCGCAGCAGGCCAAGCTATCGAGGTCGGCGAACTGTTGCCGACCCATCTATCGCCGCCCAGAAGCAGGCGCCGTGCCACAATGCACGCCATGCGCGTCCACAATGGCGCTGTTATCGGGTTCCGCGAGGCCGGCTCGCACCGGATCGTCGACCTGACCGAGTGCCATGTCGTAGCGCCCGAAATCTTTGCCGCAATCGAGCCTCTGCGCGGCTTTGTTGCGAGGCATGCCGGGAAGGGGAACCTCGATATCGAGCTTACGCTGGTCGATCAGGGCATCGACTGCAGCATCAGGAACCTGACGCTCGAGGGTCTGGCTGCAACCGAAGCTGCCGTGGAGCTTGCCCAATCCGCCGGTTTTGCGCGGCTATCGGCCGATCAGGGATACGGTGCCGAGACGATGTGGGAGCCTGAGCCCGCGACTGTCACTCTTTCCGGCGTTGCTACACCGATCCCGGTCGGGTCCTTCTTGCAGGCAACGCGTGACGCCGAAAATGTCATGGTCGCCGACGCGCTGGCGTGGTCGCAAGGAGCTTCTACGATTGCCGACCTGTTCTCAGGCTTGGGCACGTTTTCCTTCGCTTTGTCAAAAAAGGCGAAGGTGCTGGCCGTCGAGGCGGCGAGGGAACAACATCTTGCCTGCAAGACCGCCGCCGGGGTCTCTGGCAGGCCGGTCCATGCAATGCACCGTGACTTGTTCCGTAATCCGCTCATGTCCAATGAAGTCGGACGTTTCGATTGTGTTCTGCTCGATCCTCCACGGGCAGGGGCGAAGGAGCAGGTCGGCCAGATCGCCGCAAGCAATGTCAGTCGCGTCATTTATGTCAGCTGTAATCCTTCCAGCTGGGCGAAAGATGCCAGGAAGCTGGTTGAAGCAGGCTTCAGACTGGAAAAGCTAAGGCCGGTCGGACAATTCCGATGGTCGACGCATGTCGAATTGACGAGCTATTTCACGCGCTAG
- a CDS encoding N-formylglutamate amidohydrolase — translation MILDDKPYRHVGETRRGGLVCVADHASNYVPDDIELGIPAELLTQHVAVDIGVEGIAERMARRFRVPAHIACVSRLVCDLHREEDHPGVVPTESDGHLIPGNIGADIEARLERFHRPYHQAMEKWLDAIEPDLIISLHSFTPKLATSTEERPWDVALLYNTDDRAARHAIRLFGEQGLTVGDNEPYSGKDLNATMNRHAEAKGRNYLALEVRQDLITTKADQARWASMIADVAGRVDLALKAEA, via the coding sequence ATGATTTTGGATGACAAACCCTATCGCCATGTCGGCGAGACAAGACGTGGCGGCTTGGTCTGTGTCGCCGATCATGCCTCCAACTACGTCCCGGACGATATCGAACTTGGCATCCCCGCCGAGCTTCTGACGCAGCATGTAGCAGTCGATATCGGCGTCGAAGGAATTGCAGAGCGCATGGCGCGGCGGTTTCGCGTCCCCGCCCACATTGCCTGTGTCAGCCGCCTCGTTTGCGATCTCCATCGTGAAGAAGATCACCCGGGTGTCGTACCTACCGAAAGCGACGGGCATCTGATCCCGGGCAATATCGGGGCAGACATAGAGGCCCGGCTCGAGCGGTTTCATCGACCATACCATCAGGCAATGGAGAAGTGGCTCGACGCGATCGAGCCCGACTTGATCATCTCGCTCCACAGTTTCACGCCGAAGCTTGCGACCAGCACGGAAGAGCGACCGTGGGACGTGGCGCTGCTCTACAACACCGATGACCGCGCCGCACGGCATGCCATCCGGCTGTTCGGCGAACAGGGTCTGACCGTTGGTGACAACGAGCCCTATTCGGGCAAGGATCTGAACGCGACGATGAACCGGCATGCCGAGGCCAAGGGACGCAATTACCTCGCGCTCGAAGTGCGGCAGGACCTCATCACGACGAAGGCTGACCAGGCGCGCTGGGCATCGATGATTGCAGACGTCGCAGGCCGCGTGGACCTCGCCCTCAAAGCCGAAGCCTGA
- a CDS encoding pyridoxal-dependent decarboxylase, exosortase A system-associated, with protein sequence MKPLGPIPAGYEAKDGELAIGGRTASDLVAEAGDTPLFVYSRSHLDQRVVALRAAMPDRLGVNYAVKANPFAPVLDHMTGLVDGFDIASGGELEMVLAAGIDPDRVSFAGPGKRDAELKAAIEAEVTLNCESEGEADRALSIGETLGVAPKIAIRVNPSFELKGSGMKMGGGAKPFGLDAERVPSLARKVIANGADFRGLHIFTGSQALSADALIETKGNVLNLADELAGEIGEPLPKLNMGGGFGIPYFAGDEPIDITAIGRALEDRFARLPASLQDAQLCIELGRYLVGEAGVYLCRIVDRKVSHGTTYLVTDGGLHHQLAASGNFGTVVRRNYPVAIATRFDADPAEEVNVVGCLCTPLDRLADAAMLPRAEVGDLVAVFCAGAYGASASPSAFLGQGPALEMLV encoded by the coding sequence ATGAAGCCTCTTGGCCCGATTCCCGCCGGATACGAAGCGAAGGATGGCGAACTCGCCATCGGTGGCCGCACCGCCAGTGATTTGGTTGCAGAAGCTGGCGATACGCCTCTGTTCGTCTATTCCCGGTCCCATCTCGACCAGCGTGTCGTAGCGCTGAGGGCTGCGATGCCTGATAGATTGGGCGTCAATTACGCGGTGAAGGCCAATCCCTTCGCACCAGTACTCGATCACATGACAGGGCTTGTCGACGGGTTCGACATCGCATCGGGCGGTGAACTCGAAATGGTGCTGGCTGCAGGGATCGATCCGGATCGCGTCAGTTTTGCCGGTCCGGGCAAGCGGGATGCGGAATTGAAAGCCGCGATCGAAGCCGAGGTTACCCTCAATTGCGAGAGCGAGGGCGAAGCCGACCGGGCGCTCAGCATCGGCGAGACACTTGGTGTAGCCCCGAAGATCGCGATCCGCGTCAACCCGTCGTTCGAACTCAAGGGTTCTGGAATGAAGATGGGCGGCGGCGCAAAACCTTTCGGCCTCGACGCCGAACGCGTCCCATCGCTGGCGCGCAAGGTTATCGCCAATGGGGCGGATTTCCGCGGGCTGCATATCTTCACCGGCAGCCAGGCGCTCAGTGCGGATGCGCTGATAGAAACGAAAGGTAACGTGCTGAATCTGGCTGACGAACTTGCCGGAGAGATCGGGGAGCCCTTGCCCAAGCTCAACATGGGCGGCGGTTTCGGTATTCCCTATTTCGCGGGCGACGAACCGATCGATATCACGGCAATCGGCCGTGCGCTGGAGGACAGGTTCGCTCGCCTGCCAGCGAGCCTGCAGGACGCGCAGCTTTGCATCGAACTGGGCCGTTATCTCGTTGGAGAAGCGGGTGTTTATCTGTGCCGGATTGTCGACCGGAAGGTTAGCCACGGGACTACCTATCTCGTTACCGACGGCGGATTGCACCACCAGCTTGCCGCTTCGGGCAATTTTGGAACGGTAGTCCGTCGCAATTATCCAGTTGCGATCGCTACGCGCTTCGACGCCGACCCGGCAGAGGAAGTGAACGTCGTCGGATGCCTTTGCACCCCGCTAGACCGCCTTGCGGATGCAGCCATGCTGCCGCGCGCCGAAGTTGGCGATCTCGTCGCAGTGTTCTGCGCGGGGGCATACGGGGCCAGCGCATCGCCGAGCGCGTTCCTGGGACAGGGGCCGGCCCTCGAGATGCTCGTTTAA
- a CDS encoding NAD(P)H-hydrate dehydratase encodes MVESQVLTVAQMRAAEQDLIDRGSSVDRLMKLAGDGAAEWVWRLASRRRVTVLCGPGNNGGDGYVIAENLRRRGAEVTVVAPMAPKTDAAKSARSRFGGPVVSDGGKAKGGVLVDCLFGSGLTRPLEPEHALALRDLGKRHEQLIAIDLPSGIESDGGKILNENLPAYDLTLALGAWKYAHWRLPARFRMGELRLVPIGIGHCESAARLIGKPNIGPPASDAHKYTRGLCAVIAGKMAGAALLSSKAAMRAGAGYVKLVSDHSHPSAPAGLVLETGDLDEALAHRRVRAVLIGPGLGRDDEARSKLASVLASKKSAVLDADALHLLDPSQLQRDCSYLATPHDGELEALCRNFAVLAADRAGKALGLAKASGMVVVAKGPDTVVAAPDGTLALAKPAPTWLSTAGTGDILAGIAVSRMATGIPAFEAACEAVWLHGEAARLAGPAFIADDLAHKVADAMAAAL; translated from the coding sequence ATGGTTGAATCGCAGGTCCTGACCGTCGCCCAGATGAGGGCAGCCGAACAGGACTTGATCGATCGCGGCTCGAGCGTCGATCGGCTGATGAAACTCGCAGGCGATGGTGCGGCCGAATGGGTCTGGCGGCTCGCATCGCGGCGCCGTGTTACAGTACTATGCGGGCCGGGCAACAATGGCGGCGATGGCTATGTGATCGCTGAAAACCTTCGCCGCCGCGGAGCGGAAGTGACCGTGGTCGCCCCGATGGCTCCCAAAACGGATGCTGCGAAGTCTGCACGTTCCCGATTTGGCGGTCCGGTCGTCTCCGATGGAGGTAAGGCGAAGGGCGGAGTGCTGGTCGATTGCCTTTTCGGATCCGGCCTGACGCGCCCCCTGGAGCCAGAGCATGCCTTGGCTCTCCGCGACCTAGGGAAACGTCACGAGCAACTGATCGCTATCGACTTGCCATCGGGGATCGAAAGCGATGGCGGCAAGATCCTCAATGAGAACCTGCCCGCCTATGACCTCACACTCGCGCTCGGCGCATGGAAATATGCGCATTGGCGGCTGCCAGCACGTTTCAGAATGGGGGAATTGCGGCTCGTTCCGATCGGCATCGGCCATTGCGAGAGTGCAGCAAGGCTGATTGGGAAGCCGAATATCGGCCCCCCTGCAAGCGACGCGCACAAGTACACGAGGGGCTTATGCGCGGTAATTGCCGGCAAAATGGCGGGTGCTGCCTTGCTTTCGTCCAAGGCGGCGATGCGGGCGGGGGCGGGCTACGTCAAACTCGTTTCCGATCATTCGCACCCATCGGCTCCGGCCGGATTGGTGCTCGAAACCGGCGATCTAGACGAAGCGTTGGCACACAGGCGGGTGAGGGCGGTGCTTATCGGCCCCGGACTTGGCCGCGACGACGAAGCACGTTCTAAATTGGCGAGTGTGCTGGCATCGAAAAAGTCCGCGGTCCTCGATGCGGACGCCTTGCACTTGCTCGATCCGTCACAGCTGCAACGCGATTGCTCTTACTTGGCGACGCCGCATGACGGTGAGCTTGAGGCGCTTTGCAGGAATTTTGCTGTTCTGGCCGCCGATCGTGCGGGCAAAGCGCTGGGCCTAGCGAAGGCGAGCGGAATGGTGGTCGTCGCAAAGGGTCCGGACACGGTTGTCGCCGCGCCTGATGGGACTCTGGCTCTCGCTAAACCGGCACCGACCTGGCTCTCGACAGCCGGAACTGGCGACATATTGGCTGGTATCGCCGTCAGCAGGATGGCGACAGGCATTCCGGCGTTCGAGGCTGCATGCGAGGCTGTCTGGCTGCACGGCGAGGCCGCACGCCTTGCCGGCCCCGCTTTTATTGCTGATGACCTTGCACACAAAGTAGCGGACGCTATGGCCGCCGCCTTGTAA
- a CDS encoding acyl carrier protein, with protein sequence MTGQPEVSESSGQQGLPPSRAEIDRRLKSILCDILGLDPDDVAGFDQDTGLFGHLPELDSMAVAGLLTEMEDRLDIMIDDDDVDGEMLETYGGLLAFAEAKMVEG encoded by the coding sequence ATGACGGGCCAACCCGAAGTCAGTGAAAGCAGCGGCCAGCAAGGACTGCCGCCAAGTCGCGCGGAAATCGACCGCCGCTTGAAGTCGATCCTGTGCGACATACTGGGACTCGACCCCGACGACGTCGCCGGTTTCGATCAGGACACCGGCTTGTTCGGCCATCTGCCCGAACTCGATTCCATGGCAGTCGCAGGCTTGCTGACCGAAATGGAAGATCGGCTCGACATCATGATCGACGATGATGACGTCGATGGTGAAATGCTGGAGACATACGGCGGCCTTCTCGCCTTTGCCGAAGCCAAGATGGTCGAAGGCTGA
- a CDS encoding GNAT family N-acetyltransferase, with protein MVKCGVTQDQRLIGISTALGDVINGFGRGIERGRHQYVRKEERVTAISYHKTVNVLRDLCQPAPSPFERSEWFALLEDAGMMPLVALASDGDEHAALALTECDGRIEPLRSWYSFTWRQLAPGGPRGQEMLVDIARQLRERAHRVTLWPVPDEDGSASRLEAAFAKAGWSVLCEQCDHNHVLEVGDRSFADYWSQRPGRMRTTLKRKAKKVDVEVLTQFDEAGWAAYERIYADSWKPEEGDPAMLRRFAKEEGMAGRLRLGIARHEGNPVAAQFWTVENGTAYIHKLAHLEDMKHLSAGTTLSAALFEHAIDVDHAKLIDFGTGNDAYKADWMEQVRPRYRIDCLDLRQPAAWPALAKRKLRQLANHGGQG; from the coding sequence ATGGTTAAATGCGGCGTCACGCAGGACCAGCGCCTGATCGGCATCAGCACCGCACTCGGCGATGTGATCAATGGGTTTGGGCGTGGAATCGAGCGAGGCAGGCATCAATATGTCCGGAAGGAAGAGCGTGTGACAGCGATCAGTTACCACAAGACGGTTAACGTCTTGCGTGACCTGTGTCAGCCGGCTCCGTCACCTTTTGAACGTTCCGAGTGGTTTGCACTGCTCGAGGATGCGGGAATGATGCCGCTCGTCGCCCTCGCCTCTGACGGCGACGAACATGCGGCGCTCGCCCTTACCGAGTGCGACGGCCGTATCGAACCGCTCCGCAGCTGGTACAGCTTCACCTGGCGGCAGTTGGCACCGGGCGGTCCGCGCGGACAGGAAATGCTGGTCGATATCGCCCGCCAGCTTCGCGAGCGCGCACATCGCGTCACGCTCTGGCCCGTTCCGGACGAGGATGGCTCAGCCAGCCGGCTCGAGGCAGCCTTCGCAAAGGCCGGGTGGAGCGTGCTATGCGAACAATGCGATCACAACCATGTCCTCGAAGTGGGTGATCGTAGCTTTGCCGACTACTGGTCCCAGCGACCGGGACGAATGCGCACGACGCTGAAACGCAAGGCCAAGAAGGTCGATGTTGAGGTCCTCACGCAGTTCGATGAGGCGGGATGGGCTGCATACGAGCGGATCTATGCCGATAGCTGGAAGCCCGAAGAAGGCGACCCGGCCATGCTGCGGCGCTTCGCAAAGGAAGAGGGAATGGCAGGCCGACTGCGCCTTGGCATAGCCCGTCACGAGGGAAATCCCGTTGCGGCGCAATTCTGGACCGTCGAAAACGGCACTGCCTACATCCACAAGCTCGCCCATCTCGAAGACATGAAGCATTTGTCCGCCGGGACGACCTTGAGCGCAGCCCTGTTCGAGCATGCGATAGATGTCGACCATGCAAAGTTGATCGACTTCGGGACCGGCAATGACGCCTACAAGGCAGACTGGATGGAGCAGGTCCGCCCGCGCTATCGCATCGACTGCCTCGACCTACGCCAACCGGCGGCCTGGCCGGCTCTGGCCAAGCGAAAACTGCGACAGCTTGCGAACCACGGCGGCCAAGGCTAA
- a CDS encoding acyl-CoA ligase (AMP-forming), exosortase A system-associated, protein MPASLDSTPKPIDHIAECGADADQALVLRDAAFNHEELRHRVARMASWLEAHVPEKGARVATWAAKGELTCLMPLAAARAGLVHVPINPLLKHIQVAHILADSGAMMLIATKARLNSLEDTDIPPGCVAVEEGEALAAFAAHADMLGPSEADPESLAAILYTSGSTGRPKGVMLSHTNLWLGAVSVASYLEMQSDDVTLAVLPLSFDYGQNQLFSTWYAGGSVVPLDYLFPKDVEKACAKHGITTLAAVPPLWVQLTELDWSPEASQIMRRLTNSGGALTVDLVNALIEDFPDARLFPMYGLTEAFRSTFLDPDLVKTHPTSMGKAIPFAEILVIGDDGEVADPNEEGELVHCGPLVAHGYWQDPERTAERFKPAPHASRYGGMAVWSGDRVKRDEDGLLYFVGRRDAMIKSAGNRISPSEVEEAALATGLVAEAVALGIADDRLGQAVHLVVRPSAEAQDKKDDLARNLSRELPNFMQPKQIHWREAMPLNPNGKVDRTALMQELSK, encoded by the coding sequence ATGCCTGCCTCGCTCGATTCCACGCCCAAACCCATTGATCACATCGCCGAGTGCGGTGCTGATGCCGATCAGGCGCTGGTCCTGCGTGACGCCGCATTTAACCATGAAGAGTTAAGACACCGTGTTGCACGCATGGCGTCGTGGCTTGAAGCGCATGTCCCTGAAAAGGGTGCACGGGTCGCGACCTGGGCGGCAAAGGGTGAGCTGACCTGCCTGATGCCGCTGGCCGCTGCGCGTGCGGGCCTGGTCCATGTGCCGATCAACCCTCTGCTCAAGCATATCCAAGTCGCGCATATCCTGGCGGACAGCGGTGCAATGATGCTGATCGCGACGAAGGCGCGGCTGAATTCGCTCGAGGATACAGACATTCCGCCGGGTTGCGTGGCGGTTGAAGAAGGCGAGGCGCTGGCAGCATTCGCGGCGCATGCGGATATGCTTGGTCCGTCAGAGGCGGATCCGGAAAGTCTCGCGGCCATCCTCTACACCAGCGGTTCTACCGGGCGGCCCAAGGGCGTGATGCTGAGCCATACCAATCTCTGGCTCGGCGCGGTCAGTGTCGCAAGCTATCTCGAGATGCAGTCTGACGATGTGACATTGGCGGTCCTGCCGCTGTCGTTCGACTACGGCCAGAACCAGCTGTTTTCGACCTGGTACGCAGGCGGATCGGTCGTGCCGCTCGATTATCTGTTTCCCAAGGATGTCGAGAAGGCATGTGCCAAACACGGCATCACCACGCTGGCTGCGGTACCGCCGCTATGGGTCCAGTTGACGGAGCTCGACTGGAGTCCGGAAGCGAGCCAGATCATGCGGCGTCTGACGAATAGCGGAGGCGCGCTGACGGTGGATCTGGTCAATGCGCTGATCGAAGATTTTCCCGATGCGCGGCTGTTTCCCATGTATGGCCTTACGGAAGCGTTCCGGTCGACATTCCTCGATCCTGATCTTGTGAAAACCCACCCTACATCAATGGGTAAGGCGATACCTTTCGCAGAAATTCTCGTAATCGGGGATGACGGTGAAGTTGCCGATCCGAACGAGGAGGGTGAACTGGTTCACTGCGGACCGCTGGTGGCTCATGGTTACTGGCAGGATCCGGAACGGACCGCCGAAAGGTTCAAGCCTGCACCGCATGCAAGCAGATATGGCGGGATGGCTGTCTGGTCCGGCGACAGGGTCAAGCGCGACGAGGACGGGCTGCTCTATTTCGTCGGACGCCGCGACGCGATGATCAAGAGCGCGGGCAACAGGATCAGCCCTTCAGAAGTCGAAGAAGCTGCCCTTGCGACCGGGCTCGTCGCAGAAGCTGTCGCGCTCGGGATCGCCGATGACCGTCTGGGTCAGGCCGTGCATCTTGTCGTTCGCCCGTCTGCTGAGGCGCAGGACAAGAAGGATGACCTTGCGCGCAACCTGTCGCGCGAATTGCCGAACTTCATGCAGCCGAAACAGATACACTGGCGCGAGGCCATGCCGCTGAACCCTAACGGCAAGGTCGATCGAACCGCGCTGATGCAGGAACTCTCCAAATGA